The Dioscorea cayenensis subsp. rotundata cultivar TDr96_F1 chromosome 19, TDr96_F1_v2_PseudoChromosome.rev07_lg8_w22 25.fasta, whole genome shotgun sequence genome includes a window with the following:
- the LOC120250114 gene encoding thaumatin-like protein 1 — protein sequence MAAVTYLLFFSSLLTMISGGMGAATFTFSNNCQYTVWPGTLSSAGRAALDTTGFALQSGESRTLNAPTSWSGRFWGRTLCTTDSTGKFSCGTGDCGSGQIECLGGGAAPPATLAEFTLNGDQNMDFYDVSLVDGYNVPMLVVPQGGSGGNCSTTGCVVDLNGVCPTDLRVMLAQSDGASENVACKSACEAFQTPQYCCSGAYGNPNTCRPSSYSEFFKNACPRAYSYAYDDATSTFTCVSANYLITFCPSTTSQKSGENPQAVPPLTNDTMVFLGGEEVGQMSLAAPPLATTVLSLVVPALFWLLLRLF from the exons ATGGCTGCAGTTACatatctcctcttcttctcttcccttCTTACAATGATTTCAG GGGGAATGGGTGCGGCGACGTTCACGTTCAGTAACAATTGCCAGTACACGGTGTGGCCGGGGACACTATCGAGCGCAGGCAGGGCAGCGCTCGACACGACCGGATTCGCGTTACAGTCGGGTGAGTCACGAACCCTCAACGCACCGACATCGTGGTCAGGCCGGTTCTGGGGCAGGACACTCTGCACCACGGACTCTACCGGCAAGTTCAGTTGCGGCACTGGAGACTGTGGGTCAGGTCAGATCGAGTGCTTGGGCGGTGGCGCAGCCCCTCCCGCAACGCTAGCCGAGTTCACGCTCAACGGAGACCAAAACATGGACTTCTACGATGTGAGTCTCGTGGACGGGTACAACGTGCCGATGCTGGTTGTGCCACAAGGCGGGTCAGGCGGTAACTGTAGCACAACCGGGTGCGTTGTGGATCTGAATGGGGTTTGTCCCACGGACTTGCGTGTCATGTTGGCACAAAGTGATGGTGCGAGCGAGAACGTGGCGTGCAAGAGCGCGTGCGAGGCGTTTCAAACGCCACAGTACTGTTGCAGTGGTGCTTACGGGAACCCGAACACGTGCCGGCCTAGTTCGTATTCTGAGTTTTTCAAGAATGCGTGTCCTCGTGCCTATAGCTACGCCTACGATGATGCAACCTCCACGTTCACTTGCGTCTCTGCTAACTATCTCATCACCTTCTGTCCCTCCACCACAAG TCAGAAATCTGGGGAGAATCCTCAAGCAGTGCCACCACTGACAAACGACACAATGGTGTTTCTCGGTGGAGAAGAAGTTGGCCAGATGTCATTGGCCGCACCGCCCCTGGCCACCACCGTCCTTTCCCTGGTGGTTCCGGCATTGTTTTGGCTATTGCTGAGACTCTTTTGA
- the LOC120249446 gene encoding uncharacterized protein LOC120249446 isoform X1 translates to MAASPLAPLSGCARPATTILSRISTAIFFSPSGRTSSSSSAVLHRLPFSTSPSPQSLSPRTRGLRLPGPPGSDDELDSSDSNASPKKSRNEKKREARRAVRWGMELSAFPVPQIKRVLKVASLEREVFEALMLVKRLGPDVREGRRRQFNYIGRLLRDVQPELMDALIQASKDGDNSKLSTLSGLKTDDDEEEKEEEEEEEEGKEEDTICEVQKDEGRANYIELSTRWFDGLIYKDPLITNEVFSVHNVEFDRQELRKLVRKIQSIQEEPLVDETVSGKDALLTSAKRPLVRFLRSLAKKSLAE, encoded by the exons ATGGCTGCATCGCCACTAGCTCCTCTCTCCGGCTGCGCTCGCCCAGCGACCACGATCCTCTCTCGCATCTCCACcgccatcttcttctccccaaGCGGCCGgacttcctcctcctcctccgccgtTCTCCACCGCCTCCCCTTCTCAACCTCTCCATCTCCTCAGAGCTTGAGCCCCCGCACCCGCGGCCTCAGGCTCCCTGGCCCTCCAGGTTCTGATGACGAGCTGGACAGCTCTGACTCCAATGCCTCGCCCAAAAAGAGTCGGAACGAGAAGAAGCGGGAGGCCCGCCGGGCCGTGCGCTGGGGAATGGAGCTCTCCGCCTTCCCTGTGCCTCAGATCAAGCGTGTGCTCAA GGTGGCTTCTTTGGAACGCGAGGTGTTCGAAGCTCTTATGTTGGTGAAG AGATTAGGTCCAGATGTGCGGGAAGGGAGGAGAAGGCAATTCAATTACATTG GAAGACTTCTGCGGGATGTGCAGCCTGAATTGATGGATGCTCTTATTCAGGCTTCTAAAGATGGTGACAATAGCAAGCTGAGCACTTTATCTGGTCTCAaaactgatgatgatgaggaagagaaagaggaagaggaagaggaagaagagggaaAGGAAGAAGACACCATATGTGAAGTGCAGAAAGATGag GGACGTGCTAACTATATCGAACTGTCAACAAGATGGTTTGACGGTCTTATTTACAAGGATCCATTGATTACGAATGAGGTGTTTTCAGTTCATAATGTTGAATTTGATCGGCAG GAGTTGCGTAAACTTGTGCGGAAAATCCAATCAATTCAAGAAGAGCCACTTGTAGATGAAACAGTGTCAGGGAAAGATGCTTTGTTAACTAGTGCAAAAAGGCCACTTGTTCGTTTCTTACGTTCCCTGGCAAAGAAATCATTGGCAGAATAA
- the LOC120249446 gene encoding uncharacterized protein LOC120249446 isoform X2 — MAASPLAPLSGCARPATTILSRISTAIFFSPSGRTSSSSSAVLHRLPFSTSPSPQSLSPRTRGLRLPGPPGSDDELDSSDSNASPKKSRNEKKREARRAVRWGMELSAFPVPQIKRVLKVASLEREVFEALMLVKRLGPDVREGRRRQFNYIGRLLRDVQPELMDALIQASKDGDNSKLSTLSGLKTDDDEEEKEEEEEEEEGKEEDTICEVQKDEGRANYIELSTRWFDGLIYKDPLITNEVFSVHNVEFDRQSQSSTKAKKD, encoded by the exons ATGGCTGCATCGCCACTAGCTCCTCTCTCCGGCTGCGCTCGCCCAGCGACCACGATCCTCTCTCGCATCTCCACcgccatcttcttctccccaaGCGGCCGgacttcctcctcctcctccgccgtTCTCCACCGCCTCCCCTTCTCAACCTCTCCATCTCCTCAGAGCTTGAGCCCCCGCACCCGCGGCCTCAGGCTCCCTGGCCCTCCAGGTTCTGATGACGAGCTGGACAGCTCTGACTCCAATGCCTCGCCCAAAAAGAGTCGGAACGAGAAGAAGCGGGAGGCCCGCCGGGCCGTGCGCTGGGGAATGGAGCTCTCCGCCTTCCCTGTGCCTCAGATCAAGCGTGTGCTCAA GGTGGCTTCTTTGGAACGCGAGGTGTTCGAAGCTCTTATGTTGGTGAAG AGATTAGGTCCAGATGTGCGGGAAGGGAGGAGAAGGCAATTCAATTACATTG GAAGACTTCTGCGGGATGTGCAGCCTGAATTGATGGATGCTCTTATTCAGGCTTCTAAAGATGGTGACAATAGCAAGCTGAGCACTTTATCTGGTCTCAaaactgatgatgatgaggaagagaaagaggaagaggaagaggaagaagagggaaAGGAAGAAGACACCATATGTGAAGTGCAGAAAGATGag GGACGTGCTAACTATATCGAACTGTCAACAAGATGGTTTGACGGTCTTATTTACAAGGATCCATTGATTACGAATGAGGTGTTTTCAGTTCATAATGTTGAATTTGATCGGCAG agccaaagctcaacaaaagcaaaaaaagactag